catatttagattattagtaaatctacaatatttgcTAAATAAGTATGCAATATTTAGTTTTGTATAGTTTATAACGATCATCAAACTCtcaattattcaataatattcTAATTGTTTATTTCcttacttttatttttggaCAAGTGTACACTTATGTCTATTGATTTATTCATAGTGCTATTgtcacttttaaaaaacttatcgaGAATTTTCTCAACATAATGAGATTAAAACAATACCAATCCATTCGATGTCCTATTGTTATCTAAAATTAGCATGTCATCTACATAAAGACATATAATgatatgtcaaagaatcatcctaattcaatagcttaaactattaggtgagaccccaagatatgatttatattattctctaacacaccccctcaagtgaaagccatttggacttgaaacttgcacagactcacattatcttgtgtttaatttttataaaataaatggggatggtgagattctaactcgtgaccacttggttaTTAAGGCTCCATactatgtcaaagaatcatctcaacccaatagcttaagttgttaggtaaggtctcaagatatgattaatattattctctaacatgaCATAACctctatttgtgttttttaaataaatatatttatcaactttattgattttaaaatcatttgataACATAAACTTGTCAAATATTTCATATCATTGTTTATGTACTTGTTTTAAATCATATAATGATATGTCAagcttataaaatttattttcttgtccaTTAACAACAAACCCCTCGAGTTATTCCATGTAAATCTCTTAGTCAAGGTCATCATTGAAGAAAGTTGCTTTTATATCCATTTGATGTATTTCAAGTTTGTTAATAGTTGCAATAGTTATTAATGTTCAAATGGAATTTGTTCTTGTACAAGTAAATATGTGTCCAAATAACTCATACCTACTTATTGTTTTAGACCGTTAACAAcagtctttttattatttaaaacctTTAACAACAAGTCTATTAACATTCAAATGGTTCTTGCACATGTAAAATATATGTCAAAATAATTCACacatttttattgtttgaaacCTTTAACATATCTTGCTTTGTATTTGTCAATAGTTTCATAAGcttttatcttctttctaaAAATCCACTTTTATCTTAATGGTTTACTTCCATGTGAAAGATCCActaattttcatatataattattcataatgGATTAAATTTCACTATTGATTTCCTCCTTTTAGAAAGAAGCTTTAGGACAagatattttcttgaaataggttctagatttattttctaacatgttAAAAAAGCAGGACCAaacattttagttgtttttgtcCTTCTAATTCTTTTAGGCCAaacttcatcatctttcaattaaTGATAATTACTTTAGCtagcttcaattattttttttaaatgaatgattttcttgtgttttcttaAAAGGAAAGACATATTTAAAGAATATAGTGTTCCTTGATTTCATTATAGTATTATAATAAATGTTCTCAATGCTTGAATTGTTACAAGAAATCAATATGCGCTACTATTGTAAgcatatatgataaaaatacaattcatgGTTTTAGATCATATCTTGACCTTTTTGGAATTAGGTATTGTCATTTTTGTAAGACATCCACCACTTTGAGatatttataagaatattttttacccttctataatttatatggtgtcttttttaactttttttatatggtaGTTTATTAAGTATATAAGTTATAGTTAGAATTGTCACTTCTTATAATACTTGATTCTTAGTTGTCCCTAAAGTTTCTTCGTTTTTCATTGTACTTCTTATACCTATAGAATTTGGTGAATTGTCTAGTAATCATCACTATCTCATATCATCTTCCATTGTTCCCTTTTTCTATTCTaaagtttctttgtttttcattgtacTTCTTATACCTATAAAACTTGGTGAATTGTCTAATAATCATGGCTATCTTATTATCATGTTTatcattatatttgtttttctcctcattatcatttattgatttaaagCCAATGATTTCCTTTTGATACCACTATCTTCAACCTCAAGCTCTATAATCTTTCATTTATGAGTAATAAATGAACCAATAAACTCATCAAAGTCAAGAGTTTTAAGATTTTTGGCATCATCAATTATTGTTGACCTTAAGTTCTCAAGTTTTGGGTAAAGATATCATTTGCGATCTTTTTTCCTAGGCTAACCAGTTCATTAGCAAAGGTAATGAATCTAGTGTGCATTTATTGAATACTTTCATATggctccatttaaaaaaaattgtaatctCTACTAAGACTTATCAATCTAGAATCTTTAACTTGACTAGTTTTCTTAtggataacttttaaaaaattccaagtttcataaaccatttgcaaTTCTTAACCCTAGTGAACTCCACATAATTGAGAGCATAAAAAAATGCATCCATTGTCTTAGAATTATAACTAtgacttttcttttgtttatcatCTCACtcatttatttgtgtttgaatAAGTTCTTCATTTAAGTCAATATTAGTGGGTCGAATATAACCATTCTCAACAATATCCCACTAGGCATAGTTTTTACCTTTAAAGTAGGGAGCCCTAGTTAAACATTGACCCTCTTGTGCCATGATTTTTTCTCATAGGCGATTAAACCTCATACAAGAAGttcaagctctgataccaatcaAAAGACTTAAAAAGACTAAGGGAGTGGTTCAGAGTATGGTAgaggttactttttaaagtatttttcacttgggaatacataaaatatttttcatatatatatatatatatatatatatatatatatcaacacattaaaatgatctaaatatattaaaaaattagtttttaaaaaattaaattttgatgaaaagcGAGTTGCACTACAACCCCAAACGGGGTCTAAAATGGAGGAGGTGATTTTGGTCTTAATCtaattttatggtattttaaaaattaatcctaATTTCTTCAAGAATGTTGAAATCCACGAACAATATTTAAGAGCAATTTTATCCCTTCAAATtccacaacaataacaataaacgATTATTAACCAACACGTAAGTACATTAAGATACAGGGAAAGAGATACACCAAATTTATAGTAGTTTTAACACTCACCTACTCCATTCCTTAAAACTCTATTCAAGTATTAACTATCACATTCAATCTTCTTAATGGGTGAAACCAAACCCTTacataatttcttttcaaaGATTTAAGATTGAAATCCTTTCTCAATTCTTTTCTAGGTTTAAGATTTAACCCAATCCTTTTACgattaaagatcaaatctaatccTTTTATGAGCTTAGGATCAAATCCACTCCTTTTACAACTTTAAGATCAGACATATCAACTAATCTTTTTATAGGCTCAAGATTAGAAAAccttacatataatttttttcaaggctCAAGATTGTAAACCTCTCTTTGTCTATATACCAAAGGATACATACCCAAGTGATTCAAATGTCACTTACACTTTTACAATGTCTTTATCTTTCACACAAAAATGATCACTCCTTATAAAAGAAGTACAAATAGTAAACTGAAgtcactataaaaatataatctaacTCACAAAGGTGAAATAGGGACTTTGatgcaattaaaattcaaagttttttcaAGAGAATGATCAAAGCTTTCgaaatgagaaaaacaaaatcaaagtacCAACATGTAAGATTAAAGGATTGAAGAGTTATAGAGTTGAGAGTAATATTACATTGAAATCAATTGGGTATTTATATGGAAAACTCAAAACTAGGCGTTACATATActtgaagaaataaataaaatttgtgcTTTTCGaggtgtttttaaaagaaaaaaagttatgctCTTCCAAGTAATTTTCCCCTCCATGGGAAACAATTAAGAGGTGtttttggaagaaattaaataagttaTTGTAAGAGTATGCTAAAAAGATGAGTTGATATCTTAGGTAAAATAGCTCTGGAGTATTTAGCACacttctttcaaaattaaaacagtGCCACATAgctaaaaatagatataaaactTTTAAGGTGGTTAAAAGTTCATGAACATGATTgaccaaatatatattatccattaaaaagtattttaatgataaatactAAAGCATATGATGAGTAATTTCTAATAAGATATTTTTCCACTAAGTATAGGTTTTGGCAATAAAATCATTTGGGATTGATGAAATTCGGCAATTAAgatatttatgaataaaatttattttatgatatcaaattaaatcCTATAAAGACTTGGTTATAAAAGCATATAAGTTTGAGAATCTTCAAGTTAGGTTTGCATCCAAAGAATCAATAGCTTCaatttaatatagaaaaacaCCTATAACAATAATACTCTAGCATACACATTAAATGCAATAATATTTGTTATCATCGAAACAAATAATCAATTAGATGATTAAAGACTTTTGGGCTAACATAAGATATAAGGGtcgaatgaaaacaaaaatatgtatttgtgaagaaattattgtcttgcatttctaattatattagattttaaCTTTGTGTTggtacaaatattttatttgatatatggttggtttaattattcatttaattattaaatttatttagaaacaaaaattaatgattatttaaattataattatattatattcttagcagtcaattatcttttttttacaatgattaCAAATTCTTTTTAGCATGATTTTGACTAgtaaagaaattattaattttaaattagttaaaaaattaatcaatactcattataaactaaaatgaaaataataatctctatttattattttaaatattataagtttaataataatacatatcaataataaaaaactttatgtaatttattttatcttttttcttatcaatcaaataaaacataagaaTATTCATCATGTGTTGTATACCAATATTAAACGCAATTTCATCTTTGTTTTCTATCTTTATcttatccttaattttttcagaaaaatttaGGATGTTCAGGTAACTAGTGATATCATATTAGTTGTTTAATGGGtgcattgtaaagaaaaaaacaaacataaatagagaaataataaaattcataacccACCACAAGTAATaagaatatcttaatttattatatttctttcatacttttatttatctattttttcaattgagttaAGGAAATAACTAATAGGAAGCTAGTAACTAACACCATTATACTAATAATTAAGAAAGTTGAGAGTCAATTTGATTGTTCATTTGAACAACAAaccatgttaatatatatttttaatcatttgtttACAAGCTTTGTGTCATAACTCATTAGTTAACGGGTGGAAGTAACCTAAGGTCATAAGTTTGAGACTTAGGGCACCATGTTTTTTtctcaaccataaaaaaaaaaaaaacaattagcatATTATTTTAAGCATCTTAGAACAAAGTGGTGTCTTAACTCAACTGGTTGAAACATGTAATGCACTTAGAAGATTGCGAGCTTGAGTCATGCAAGAcacattatttgatttaaacaaacacaaatgaattatttgtctttatttgtttgtttgtttgtttttttagaaaaaagaaaggggtgggcaacaaaaaaaaagaagaagagatgagcCAAACACTAGGGCCTCAAGCAAAGCCTAGCCTAGGGCGGTTAAGCCTTTTCTTCTTAGCCATTTTGtctttttcaactttattttaatttttttccaagtcCACTACTTAGAGGggttttttattcaagtttattCTTCATTATTAAGTTGAtgccaaatattttttgtatatcatataataaataaaaaaaattaaattgactaaATGGAGTCTATAATCTAAGTTGTGGGTTTGACAagttgattaaatattaatcaaaaagttgagttgagatttttttgcactttatttttttttgctttttttttttgttgttgtcaattctattatttaatggaggaattttattatttaatattggattcatgataaattaatttttatattttttatgatataataaaataaaataaattaatttgatttattattctACACTTTAAAAAGCATGGAAAAAAACTATGTATGTACTGTTGACATAGTCTCATTGCATTATGAACTACATTATAAACATAGAGTGTTTACACTATAGATGACGCTATAGTACCTGAGGGGCGCTGTCTTTTCTATTTAGTAGTCAAAAAGTGTTGTTGGGTCTAAATTTCAACTGGACTCATTGATCTTGGGTCTGGCTAGACAGCCACACCCAACGCTATTAGGTCTAGCTgagcaatatatttttaatattatttttttttgtctctttagattttttttctttcctcttacTTAATTGTTTTTCGTAtagtaaataagaaattaattgatgtgactttttttatattgttgatatttgtttttcatttgaggTTGAATTAAATTTccttattaaaacatgtttgtttttgtgtttcaaaaatacttttaaaaattaaattttattatttcaaattaatattttttttaatgtttgtgtattattttgatgtgatgatataaaaaatcaatgttaaaaaataaaaaaatattatctcattatatatattttttaaataaccattACGTAATAATATAACTCATTGCACTGTGGACTACACTGTAGATATAAAATGTTTATATTGTGGACGACACTATAGCATCTGAAGGGCGTTGTCTTTTCTGTTTATTAGTAAAAAAGTACTACTAGGTCTGGCTTGACCACTAGACCCAATGTTATTGGATCTGAATCGTAGCCAGACCTAAGACTCTTAGGTCCGCCTTTCAGCCAGACCCACTGATTTTGGGTCTGGCTGGGTAGCTGGACCCAATGCTATTGGGTTTAATTGAGCAGccgaatatttttaatttatttttttgcctttttagatttttttttcttttttcatattttgtttttgtatggtaaagagaaaataaattgatgagacttaatttatattgtataaaagttagatgatgataatttgtttttcatttgagattaggttgaatttctttattaaaatatatttgtttttaccttttaaaaatgcttttaaaaaattgattttttttttgtttaattcaaattaatctttttatgatgtttttgtattattttgatgtaatgatataaaaaataaattttaaaaaataaaattgttttatctcaatacatatgttgtttttaaaatattttaaaaaaataatcattacataATGATATAATAGCTAACATATTGGCTTGCGCTCCGCAGTAGgctaacaacaatttttttttcaaatgtaaaaatGCCGAGTTGAGTTAAAAGTATGGAATATATTTACATCATtaccattttcaaataaaatattttttatagtagcGCTATAAATAACGCATAGCAAAGCAATGCTcaatacaacaacaactaatttctttccctttatttttttccttttaagatatttctaattttattttttttctcttaatttgtttttcttttctctcattgatttttttttattataaagagaaaataaattgatgtgactttttatattgtataaaaattggatgatgataatttttttatcattttagatttagttgaattttgttactaaaatatgtttgtttttgtgtttaaaaaaaattgattttttttaattttttttttattttaaattaatatattttaatattttttatatttttgatgtgatgatagaTTAAAAAAGCAGGACTCAAAAATATTAGGTCTAGAAATCAAGTTAGACCTAAAAATATTGGATTagccaaatttaaaaaacttaaaatctaactttatatttaaaataaaaattattattaatgcgtaaatatgataatataattCATAACTTGGTTGTGGAGAAGTGGAGATGACAGCTTAACCAACTTAAGTCAGAGGTTTTAAGATAATTTgaacgcaaaaacaaatagattatGATGCCACGTCAATACCGTCCATCCCATCCTCTTCTCTGCAAGAGACAAGAGCTATAAAATTAATTCCGTTGATGGCCTTACTCTTCCCCACAAATCAATCGAAGAGATATTCCAATGGAGCAGGAGCAGCAGCAGATCACCAAAACCAATGATTTCCCCTCCGACGATCATGATTATCTATCGGGATTCGGCAACACCTACGAATCCGAATCCATCCCTGGATCATTGCCATCGGTGGACGAGAACAGCCCTCTCTTATTGCCCCTACGGTCTCTACGCAGTAACAGATCTCCGGCACCTTCTTTCACTTCCCCATCACAAACTCAACAACGCAGGGTTCCCATCAATTGTTCCGTAGATCATGTAGATTAATCATTTGATTACcaattcttaattttgttttttgttttgttttggtaatCAGTTGGTTTATATGAGAATCAAGGGCCAGTTCGGTCACTCACCGCAACCGTTTCAGGCAAGGTTTCCCAAAGCACGATACTCTGTGGAgtgtaatttgataaaatcaaactaGTTTATATCAACGCCGCACTGCAACTAGGTGGAAAGCCAAAAGCGCAGAGATACGTGTTGAAGAATCAGCACCAATTGATTTTGTTGAGGGCTTGTATACAGTTTGTGGAGCTGGCAGCTCCTTCCTCCGCCATGGATTTGCTATTCACATGTACGCATGTATAGTTTTACCAATCATTTTTCCGTTACAATGGTGTATTggatcttaatttgtttttttgtttaggtATACCGCCAATAAATCATGGATGATTGTGCTTTTTGCAATGCGATGCGATTTCTTGATTTGTTCTCACAAAAAGGAAGTGAGTGAGTTATTCAATTAGGAATCCATGTAACGAttgctttctcttctttcttacttcttcttttctaaaaaaaaactttggaccATTGGACGGGCATACAAGTAAATTCATGTATTTACGAGATCTGTGTCTCCCGTTGATGCTTTTGAAGAGTGTTATATCTGTTTTTTTCAGATTGAGTTATCTCTCTTCGAACACCTCGCTATTGTGCAATTTTAATGCTGCTTTTAGAACTCTCAATTCATATCGTAACAACTCAGTACATATTTGCTACTTAATTAGGGTGTTTGAGAAGTGTGGtaagcggttgcttttcaaatagtctTTTCGTGCCGCCGAAAAGCATGGCAATAatgcttttttcattttttaattgaattcttgaattgttatCACAACTATTGTCacttaattttagtttattgactttttaatttgattttataaggtttaaaatataaaaattaaaaaataaatttattttgataaaaagtaTGATTTATCAAATTGCATGAAACTAGAAACtacaatatgtttttttgtcattttatttttactttaagataatttttgttttcaccaataataatagtattatctggcttttaaatttgatttttaatcaaattcaactttaaacgaaaaaaataaaataagttttgatttAACACTTGGTTTCTCACACGCGTAAGGGACTTACACTTACATAGAAATAAAGCAGATTGTCAAGTGTATTTTTTACACGTGGCGCAAGAGGCATTACcagagaaaactaaaaaaagatgcACCTTAAGTTGTTTGAACTCATGTTTATCTGATAATTAGTATTTCTGTTGCTGTTCTaatgtatttttgttatgtttattaGTATTGCATTGAATCATGATTAatgatttcatattattttttgagagaGGTCTGGTTGGTGTGGAGGAATTGTGGATCACTACTTGGAATGGTGGGAAATTGCAAGTCTCTCCTCCTGGTGAATGGTTGTTATATCAAGTAATTCCGTTTTGCTGTAGAATTTGCAGATGGCCCGTACTGGTTATGTTCTGAGATTTTTGGGGAAAACTAGCCATTTCAACTTATCCTGATCTTGGAGCCATATAGGTACTCTGATATCTCTTTCGTCGCCCTTTCTGATGATAAAGTGTGGAAGTTTATATCAAATCGTCGCTATTTTGCTGAGAGCAACAGACATCTTATGTCTTTGGTTACTTTTAAGGTAATATAATGGTCTTGAATGCTCCAAGGATTTTCTTGTTCCCAAGGCCTGGTTGAAGATGTTCCAGACAGGATACACTGTCGGTTCAAAAAATTTTGTGTTGGGAACTTTTGTTGTTGCAAAAACAAGATTTGTTCTCTCCCTTCAATGTGGTTGCTTGGCATGGTAATTAATGTTCCATATAGAGGTAAGTCTAGCTTCATGTATAGCACTTTGTTCTGGTTGAATGACATATTAGCCTGCAAATTTGGCTTTTTAGTAATTGGGCATCTGTCTTTTCTGCAGTATGATCTCAATAACGTATTTCGTCACCTTGCAAATATACTGTGTTGGTGTGGGGGTGTCTTAGTTTGACAACAGGTGAGCACTACCATATTGAGTAGGGTTAGGGAGGTGTACACCAATCTCCAcccttccaatatttttttttatgttttgttaattgaaattaaaataccaTGCATGTCTTGTGATGTTTCTTTTCCTTAATTTGCATTTTCTGTAATGATTTGCAGTTTTGAACTGCACTCAACTCGATATAAACTCTGGCGTGGCATTGCTtgagttttgtttatttttcctccTCCGAATGGTTGGTTGCTGAAGTGCATACGTTCCGACCTCATCACTACCATGCGCA
This genomic interval from Populus alba chromosome 1, ASM523922v2, whole genome shotgun sequence contains the following:
- the LOC140955254 gene encoding LOW QUALITY PROTEIN: homogentisate 1,2-dioxygenase (The sequence of the model RefSeq protein was modified relative to this genomic sequence to represent the inferred CDS: deleted 1 base in 1 codon); translated protein: MEQEQQQITKTNDFPSDDHDYLSGFGNTYESESIPGSLPSVDENSPLLLPLRSLRSNRSPAPSFTSPSQTQQRRLVYMRIKGQFGHSPQPFQARWKAKSAEIRVEESAPIDFVEGLYTVCGAGSSFLRHGFAIHMYTANKSWMIVLFAMRCDFLICSHKKERGLVGVEELWITTWNGGKLQVSPPGEWLLYQPFQLILILEPYRYSDISFVALSDDKVWKFISNRRYFAESNRHLMSLVTFKICSLPSMWLLGMVINVPYRVLNCTQLDINSGVALLEFCLFSSSEWLVAEVHTFRPHHYHAQLYEVQFMGLIYGGYEDAGASSFSCMISNMVLIQKTYENTCDRGQNALATCERGHDAGNSSKITNTLVHGIRIDV